The Aeromonas encheleia genomic sequence ATGGTGGGGCTTTCCTGTGGGGCCTTCAGCCTGCTGTTCGGCGGCGACTGGCCCATCTTCCTGGTGACCTTCGTCGCCGCTGCGGTGGCGATGCGGGTGCGCCAGCTGATGGCCCGCCATCATCACAGCCCGCTCATCAACTTCGCCGTGACCGGGTTTGTCGCCACCCTGATCGCCTCCAGCGCCACCTACTTCCAGTGGGGAGGCCAACCCTATCTCACCATGGCGGCCAGCGTGCTGTTGCTGGTGCCGGGCTTCCCGCTCATCAACGCCGTGTCCGACATGGTGAAGGGCTACTTCAATCTGGGGCTGGCCCGTTGGGGCACGGCGACCCTGCTCACCGTCAGCGCCGTCATCGGCATAGTGCTGGCCATGTCGGTCACCGGGATCTGGGGCTGGAAGCTGTGGTGGGACTCGATATGAGGCGAAATGAAAGAGCCTGCGGGCCAGGGCCATCCCCCCTAGGTGCAACATTTATCCGCCGCCAGCAGTTGCCGGTTCGGCTCAGCAGGGAATGGGGGGTTGCGCCATGATGGATCTGCTCCTGCTGCTGGCCAGGGATGCGTTCTGGTCGGCCATCCCGGCGGTAGGCTTCGCCATGCTGTTCAACGTGCCGCCGCGCATGCTGAAGTATTGCGCCATGGGCGGTGCCCTGGCCCACAGCCTGCGTACCCTGCTGATCCATTACGGCATGCCCATCGAGTGGGCCACCCTGGCGGCGTCCACCACGGTCGGCTTTGTCTGCGTCTACTGGTCGCAGCGTCTGCTGGCCCCCCGGCCGGTGTTCAGCGTCGCCTCCATCATCCCCATGATCCCCGGCAGCTATGCGTTCAAGACCATGATCGCCGTGGTGGAGCTCAACATCTCGGGGGTGACCACCGAGCTCATCCATCATGCGGTGACCAATGGCCTCAAGGTGTTGTTTATCGTGGGGGCGCTCAGTTTCGGTTTGGCGATCCCCTCCCTGGTCGTGTACCGTAACCGGCCCATTGTCTGAGACAGGCTGCAAGAGGCTGAACCCATGCAAATTTCCATGATTGCCGCCATGGCGCAGGATCGCGTTATCGGGCTGGACAACCAGATGCCCTGGCACCTGCCCGCCGATCTGGCCCACTTCAAGCGGGTCACGCTGGGCAAGCCGGTGCTGATGGGGCGCAAGACCTTCGAGTCCATCGGTCGGCCGCTGCCCGGTCGTCGCAACCTGGTGATCAGCCGCAACCCCGATTACCGGGTCGATGGGGTGGAGGTGGTCGATTCGGTCGAGGCCGCGCTGGCGCTGCTGGCGAGCGGCGAGGCGGTGGATGAGCTGATGGTGATCGGCGGTGGCCATCTCTATGGCCAACTGTTGCCCAGGGCGGATCGCCTCTACCTGACCCGGATCGAGCTGGCGGTCCCGGGGGACACCCGTTTCCCCGCCTTCGACGAGGGGGAGTGGCTGTGCCTCGAGCGCGAGGCGCACCCGGCGGACGAGAAGAACCCGCACCCCTACCGTTTCGAGACCTGGCAGCGACGCTAGTCCACTCGCACCAAGCAGGCCCCTCCCGTTGCGAGGGGCTTTTTTTTTTGCGGCTTGGCCGTCGCACCCGGCATCGGTTCTCGCTCTGCCCAACCCCCTCCGAGTGTTCCCCTCATAGCGATTAAATATAGTTAGTATTGTAATCATTCAAGGGCCCTTCATGGGAGGCAGCCATCCACCCGGGAATGGCCCTCCGCCATGACCCTCACTCGCTTGATTTTGCTCATTAAATGGAATGGTTATGGATTTTTATTGCAAGAATCTCATGTTTTTTCGGTGTTGTTCGGTCATCTGTTGAATTTTTGTTGCTGTAAATAAGTTATAAAAATCAGTTATTTATGACTGAAGCAATTTGTTGGGACTCTTATGGTTCTTTTGTTATTCATGTAAATTGTTTAGTGTAGAAAGTAATTGGTTCGCGTTCGGCAGGCTAATCACCCAGATGTCGACCATGAAAAAAGGACAGTATGACAGTCAAACTCGAAGTCAAATCACTCTATAAAATCTTCGGAGAACATCCGGAAAAGGCCTTCAAATTGCTGGCGAAAGGCCACGACCGCGCCAGCATCCTGCACAAGACAGGACAGACATTGGGGGTGCAGGGGGTCGATCTGGCCATCCACGAGGGGGAGATCTTCGTGGTGATGGGCCTCTCCGGCTCGGGCAAATCCACCCTGGTGCGCCTCTTCAACCGCCTCATCGAGCCGACCCGTGGTCAGGTGCTGATCGACGGCGAGGACATAGCCGCCATCTCGGACAGCGAGCTGCGCCAGGTGCGGCGCAAGAAGATCAGCATGGTGTTTCAATCCTTCGCCCTGATGCCCCACCTGAGCGTGCTGGAAAATACCGCCTTTGGCCTGGAGCTGGCCGGGGTGCCGCTGGCGGAGCGCCAGCAGAGTGCCCGTCAGGCGCTGCATCAGGTGGGCCTGGGGCAGTGGATTGACGCCTACCCCGATGCCCTCTCCGGCGGCATGAAGCAGCGGGTCGGCCTGGCCAGGGCGCTGGCCAATGACCCCGATATCCTGCTGATGGACGAGGCCTTCTCCGCGCTGGATCCGCTGATCCGCACCGAGATGCAGGACGAGCTGCTCAAGCTGCAGGCCAGCCAGCAGCGCACCATCGTCTTCATCTCCCACGATCTGGACGAGGCGATGCGCATCGGCGATCGCATCGCCATCATGCAGGATGGCCAGGTGGTGCAGGTCGGCACCCCGGACGAGATCCTGAACCAGCCCGCCAACGACTATGTGCGCGCCTTCTTTCGCGGGGTGGATCTCGCCAACGTGTTCAGCGCCCGGGATGTGGCCAGTCGCAAGCAGACGCCGCTCATCAAGAAACACACAACGGATGGGCCGGGCAACGCCCTGCGCCAGCTCAAGGAGCTGGAGCGGGAGTACGGCTACGTGGTGGATCGCAGCCGCCACTTCATTGGGGTCGTCTCGGTCGAGTCGCTGAGTCAGGCGGTGCGTGACAGGGGGAGCCTGGAGCAGGCGCTGCTGGCGGATATCCAGCCCATCCTGGCTGACACCTCCCTCAACGAACTCATCAGCCAGGTGGCCGCCGCACCCTGTCAGGTGCCCGTGGTCGAGCAAGATGGCACCTACCTTGGGCTTATCTCCAAGGCCAACCTGCTGAACACCCTGGACAGGAGTACCCCGCTATGAATTTGATCCCTCACCGTCTGCTGGCCGGCTTGCTGGCACTGTTGTTATTGGCGAGCTGCCCCGCCTGGGCCGACGAGGCGCAGGCCGATCCCTGGGCCGCCACGGCCACCACCGCCACCAGCGATCCCTGGGGCAGCACCGAAACCCAGGCCGCCGACTGGCAGAACCAGATCGCCACGGCGGATACCGGGGCCTCCATCGACTGGCTGGATCCCTTCCAGCAGGCTTTGGTGCCGCTGGACCGCTGGGTCGAGAGCGGCATCGGCTGGCTGGTGGAGAACCTGCGGCCGGTGTTCCAGCTGGTGCGGGCGCCGGTGGAGCTGACCCTCAACGCCATGACCCACCTGCTGCAGACGGTGCCCTCCGCCCTGATGATAGGCTTGCTGACCCTGATCGCCTGGCAGCTGGTCAACGGCCGCATGGCGCTCGGCACGCTTGTTTCTCTGGTGATGATTGGCCTTATCGGTGCCTGGTCCGATGCCATGGTGACCCTGTCGCTGGTGCTGACCTCGCTGTTCTTCTGCGTCCTGATCGGGCTGCCGGTCGGCATCCTGCTGGCCCGTAGCGAGCGGCTCTCCACCTGGACCCGGCCGCTGCTGGATGCCATGCAGACCACCCCGGCCTTCGTCTACCTCATCCCCATCGTCATGCTGTTTGGCATCGGCAACGTGCCCGGGGTGGTGGTGACCGTCATCTTCGCCCTGCCGCCCATGATCCGGCTGACCATGCTGGGGATCCGGCAGGTGCCCGCCGATCTGGTGGAGGCGGCCCACTCATTCGGTGCCAGCCCCTCCCAACTGCTGTTCAAGGTGCAGCTGCCGCTCGCCATGCCCACCATCATGGCCGGGGTCAACCAGACCCTGATGCTGGCGCTCTCCATGGTGGTGATCGCCTCCATGATCGCGGTCGGCGGCCTGGGCCAGATGGTGCTGCGCGGCATAGGCCGCCTCGACATGGGGCTCGCCTCCATCGGCGGCCTCGGCATAGTGCTGCTGGCCATCGTCCTCGACCGCCTGACCCAGGCGATGGGGCAGCCGGATCGCAGCCGGGTCGGCCGCTGGTATCAGCGTGGCCCCATGGCGCTGCTGCTGCGCCTGTGCGGTCGCAGCAAATCCATTCATTGCAAAGGAGTAACCTCATGAGACGCATCACCAAGAGCCTGACCCTGGGCACCCTGTTGCTGAGCACGGTCGCCATGGCCAGCACCGAGCTGCCGGGGGAGGGCGTCAAGGTGCAGCCCCTGCAGAGCTCCTTGCCGGAAGAGGCCTTCCAGAGCCTGCTGGTCAGCAAGCTGATGACGCGGCTGGGTTATGAGGTGCGACCCGCGCAGGAGGTGGACTACAACGTGGCTTACGCCTCGGTGGCGCAGGGGGACGGCACCTTCCTGGCCTTTAACTGGATCCCGTTGCAGGACAACAAGTACGAGCAGGCGGGGGGGGACAAGGTGTTCTTCCGCCAGGGCACCTATGTGGCCGGCGCGGCCCAGGGCTATCTCATCGACAAGCAGACCGCGACCCAATACGGCATCACCAACCTGGGTCAGCTCAAGGATCCCAAGCTGGCGGCGCTGTTTGACGGCGACGGTGACGGCAAGGCGGATCTGGTGGGCTGCAACCCGGGCTGGGGCTGCGAAGGGGCGATCAACCAGCATCTCGACGAGTTCGGCCTGACCCCGACCGTCAGCCACAAGCAGGGCAACTACGCGGCCCTGGTCGCCGATACCCTGGCCCGCTACCAGAGCGGCAAGCCGGTGCTCTATTACACCTGGACCCCTTACTGGCTCAGCAGCGAGCTGGTGCCGGGGCGGGACGTGGTGTGGCTGGAGGTGCCGGCCGATGCCAGGGGGGCGGACCAGACCCGCTTGCCGAATGGCAAGAACTATGGCTTTGCCGTCAACACCATGCACATAGTCGCCAACAAGGCCTTCACCGATGCCAACCCGGCGGCCGCCAAGCTGTTCAGCATCGTCAAGCTGCCCCTCAACGACATCAACATCCAGAACGGGCTGATGAACAAGGGACAGAACAAGCCGGCGGATGTGGAGCGTCATGCGGATGCCTGGCTCAAGGGGCACCAGGCCCTGGTCGACGGCTGGTTGGCCCAGGCCCGCGCCGCCGCGCAGTAGGCCGAGCCGGCGGGCAAGGAAGCTCGCTCCGAACCCCGCTGGTTTCAGCAAGCGAAACAGCAAACAAAACGCCCGGCAGTTGCCGGGCGTTTTTTATGGTCAAAGCAGCCTATCAACCGGCGGATCAGATGCCGGAGCCGTCGTGCTCGCCCTTCTCCTCGTGCAGGCCACATTCGCGCTTGAGGCCGAAGAAGCGGGTCTGCTCCTCGCTCATGCCCGGCTCCCACTTGGTGGTGGTGTGCACGTCGCCGACCGAGAGGTAGCCCTGATCCCACAGCGGGTGATAGGGCAGGTCAAACTCCTTGAAGTAGTAGAAGACGTCCTTGTTGCTCCAGTCGATGACCGGCAGGAACTTGAAGCGGCCGCGGGCGATGGCCAGCACCGGCAGCTTGCCACGGCTGCCAGATTGCTCCCGGCGCAGGCCGGAGAACCAGGTCTGGGCGCCGAGCTCCCGCAGGGCCCTGTCCATGGGCTCCACCTTGTTGAGCTGGTTGTAGCGGGTGATCCCCTCGACCCCCTGCTCCCACAGCAGGCCGAAGCGGGCCTCCTGCCAGGCCGGTGACAGCTCGGCCCGGTAGACCTTGAGATTCAAGGCGAGGCGCTCGGTCAGCTCGTCGATGAAGCGGTAGGTCTCCGGAAACAGGTAGCCGGTATCGGTCAGCACCACAGGCACCTCGGCCCGCTCGCGGCTCACCAGGTGCAGCATCAGCGCCGCCTGGATGCCGAAGCTGGACGACAGCACGTGTTCTCCCGGCAGCTCGGCCAGCGCCCAGCGCACTCGCTCGGGGGCGCTCATGGCATCCAGCTCCCGGTTGAGGGGAGCCAGCGCCTCGGTTTGCTCCTCCCGGCTCAGGCCGAGGAGGGATTGCAGATCAAGCGGCATAGAAGTCTCTCGCTGAATCGATGACGGGGGCCACCACCTTGGTGCGGATCACGAAGTCGCCGAAGCACTCGGCGCCCTGGCGCTCCTTGGCCCAGCGGCCGATGAGGGCATCCAGCTCGGCCAGGATCTGCGGCTCTGTGATGTTCTCCTGATAGAGGCGCGGGATGCGGGTCCCCTCCAGGTTGCCGCCCAGGTGCAGGTTGTAGCGACCGGGGGCCTTGCCCACCAGTCCCACCTCCGCCAGCATGGCGCGGCCGCAGCCGTTGGGGCAGCCGGTGACCCGGAAGATGATGGCGTCATCCGCCAGCCCGTGTTTGGTCAGCAGGCCTTCGATGTCGCTGACGAAGGCCGGCAGCATGCGCTCGGCTTCCGCCATCGCCAGCGGGCAGGTGGGCAGGGCCACGCAGGCCATGGACTGCTTGCGCTGCTCGCTCACGCCATCGTCCAGCAGGCCGTATTGACGGGCCAGCCCCTCGATGCGCGCCTTCTCGCCGGCGGGGACGCCGGCGATGATCAGGTTCTGGTTGGCGGTCAGGCGGAAATCCCCCTGATGGACGCGGGCGATCGCCAGCATGCCGGTCTTGAGCGGCTTGCCCGGGAAGTCCAGCAGGCGGCCGTTCTCGATGAACAGCGTGAGGTGATGCTTGCCGTCTATCCCCTCTACCCAACCGAAGCGATCCCCACGGCTGGTGAATTCATAGGGGCGCACCGGGCCGAACGGGATGCCGGCGCGGCGCTCCACCTCGGCCTTGAAGGCCTCGACACCGACCCGTTCCAGCGTGTACTTGGTCTTGGCGTTCTTGCGGCTGACCCTGTTGCCCCAGTCGCGCTGGGTGCCGACCACGGCGGCGGCCACTTCCAGCACGTGGGAGAGCGGAATGAAGCCGAAGTCGCTCGCCTTGCGCGGGTAGGTGCTGGTGTCGCCGTGGGTCATGGCCAGACCGCCGCCCACCAGCACGTTGAAGCCCACCAGCTTGCCGTGATCGCTGATGGCCACGAAGTTGAGATCGTTGGCGTGGATGTCCACGTCGTTGTGGGGCGGGATCACCACAGTGGTCTTGAACTTGCGCGGCAGGTAGTTGGAGCCCAGGATCGGCTCCTCATCCTCGCCGAGCTTCTCCCCGTCCAGCCAGATCTCCACGTAGGCGCGGGTCTTGGGCAGCAGGTGCTCGGAGATCTTCTTGGCCCACTCGTAGGCCTCCTGGTGCAACTCGGACTCGACCGGGTTGCTGGTGCAGAGCACGTTGCGGTTCACGTCACCGGCGGTGGCGATGGAGTCGATACCGGTGCCGTTGAGGGTCTGGTGCATCAGCTTGATGTCGCGCTTGAGCACCCCGTGGAACTGGAAGGTCTGGCGGGTGGTGAGGCGGATGCTGCCGTACAGGCTGTGATCCTCGGCGAACTTGTCGATCACCTGCCACTGGGCCGGGGTGATGATGCCGCCCGGCAGGCGGGCCCGCAGCATGACGTTGTGCAGCGGCTCCAGCTTCTGGGCGGTGCGCTCGGCGCGGATGTCTCTGTCATCCTGCTGGTACATGCCGTGGAAGCGGATCAGCTGGAAATTGTCGCCGTTGAAGCCACCGGTGAGCGGGTCCTGAAGATCCTTCTCTATGGTGCCGCGCAGGAAGTTGCTCTCACGCTTGAGGCGCTCGTTGTCGGACAGTGGCCCTTCAACCGGTCCTGCTTCTTGCTTCGAGATTGTTTGCTTGCTCATCAATAGACATCCCTTTGATAACGTTTGGCACGACGCAATTCGCTCAGATACTCTTCTGCTTCCTCATGGCTCTTGTGACCATGTTCGGCAATCACCTCCAGCAGGGCTTGCTGCACATCCTTCGCCATGTGGTTGGCATCGCCACAGACGTAGAAGTGGGCGCCGGCCTCCAGCCACTGGAACAGCTCGGCCCCCTGCTCGCGCAACTTGTCCTGCACATAGATCTTGTGGCCCTGATCCCGGCTGAAGGCCAGGGAAATTTTCGACAGCAGGCCGGACTTCACATAACGCTGCCACTCCACCTGATAGAGGAAGTCTTGGGTGGCGTGAGGGTTGCCGAAGAACAGCCAGTTCTTGCCCTCTGCCCCTGTGGTTTCCCGCTCCTGCAGGAAGGCGCGAAACGGCGCTATGCCGGTGCCGGGGCCCACCATGATCAGTGGAGTCTGCGGGTTTGCCGGCAGGCGGAAGTTGTCGTTGTGCTCCACGAACACCCGCACCTCGGCCTCTTCCGGCAGCCTGTCCGCCAGATAGGAGGAGGCGCCGCCGCTACGCAGGGTGCCATCGGCCTGGGGATGGCGTACCACGCCCACGGTCAGGTGCACCTCCTCTTCCACCTCGCTCTGGGCGGAGGCGATGGAGTAGAGGCGCGGGGTGAGCGGGCGCAGCAGCGCGACGAGTTGTTCGGCGCCGAGTCTGGCGGGGAAGCGCTTGAGCACATCCACCACCTGGGCCGCGGCGACCAGGGCATTGACCTGGGCCTTGTCCCCCGCCAGATCCTTCAGGGCGGCGTTGCCCGAGATGTCGGCCAGGCCTGTGATGAAGCCGCCGTGCAGCCGGGTCAGCTCGAAATGCTGGGTCAGCGCGGTGCGCAGCGGGCCCTGGGCGGTGACTTCATCGCCATTGAGGCCGGTCAGGGTCAGCACCTCGCTCACCAGCGCGGCATCGTTGTCGAACCAGATGCCGAGGGCGTCGCCGGGTTGATACTGGATGCCGGATTCCTCAAGGTTGATCTCGATATGGCGGATGTCCTTGGTCGAGTCGCGGCCGGTGATCTTCTGGTTGAGTGACAGCCGGGCCGGGAAGGGGTTCTCCTTGTGATACTGGCTGTGACCGACGGCACTTTGTACCGCACCGGCCACGCTGGCGGTTGCCGTGCCGGCCTTGAGGGTAGTAGCGGCGGCCTTGACCGCCTGCTCGCCCCAGGCCTTGGCGGCCGCCTGGTAGTCCACGTCCAGGCTGGCGAGTTCATGCAGGCGCTCGGCGCCCGCCTTTGCCAGGAAGTCGTCGAAGTCTTTGCCGGTCTGGCAGAAGAATTCGTAGGAGCTGTCGCCCAGCCCCAGCACGGCGAATTTGAGCCCCTCCAGCTTGCCTATCTTGCCCTTCTTGAGCTGCTCGAACAGATCCACCGCGCTCTCCGGCGGCTCCCCCTCCCCGTAAGTGCTCACTACCACCAGCAGGTGGCTCTCTTTCTTGAGCTGCTTGGGCTTGTAGTCGGCCATGGAGATCAGGGTGACGGGCAGGCCGAGGGCCTGCGCCTGTTGCTGGATGACGCTCGCCACGCCCTTGGCGTTGCCGGTCTGGGAGCCGTAGAGGATGGTCAGGCTGCCACCCGCTGCCGGGCTGGTAGCGGCGCCTGAGATCGGCTGGCTGCCGGATTGGGAGAGGCCATAGAGATAGCCGCTCACCCAGGCCAGTTGCTGGGTGTTGAGGGTCGCGAGGACCTGATTCAGCTGGCGTTGCTGGTCGCCAGAGAGGGGAGAGATATCCGTAAGTTGCATCACACACGTCTTCCATGGTCTGATTTTTGGTCAGGTTAAGGGGCGCGATGGATAACAACAAAGAATAAAAATGTCTTCTTTATGCGATTTGTGAATTTATAAAGTCAGGATCCGGCTCAAGCCGCCCTTGACCCGTGTTATAAAAGCGCAGTGATGAGTCCTTCCGTCAGCCACACAGGATAGATGTCGATGACCAGATTGTTTCATGTCAATGCCTTCAGCCAGCGCCCCTTCGGTGGCAACCCCGCCGTGGTGGTGCTGGGGCCCGAGCGGCCCGATGCCGAGCTACAGGCCATGGCGGCGGAGTTCAACCTGTCGGAGACCGCCTTCCTCAGCCCCATCGGGCCCGCGCACTACCGGCTGCGCTGGTTCACCCCGGCGGTGGAGGTAGATCTCTGCGGCCACGGCACCCTGGCGGCCGCCCATGTGCTGTGGCAGGCAGGGGCGGTGGCCCGTGCGCAGACCCTGCGCTTCGAGACCCGCAGCGGCGAGCTGCAGGCTTGCCGTGAGGGGGAGTGGATCCGGCTCGACTTCCCGCGTATCCCGCTGGCCCCCCTGACGCTGGATCCGGCCTACGCCGCAGCGCTCGGTTGCCGGCCGCTGAAAACCCTGGCGGCCGGCGCCAAGTTCCTGCTGGAGCTGGGGAGCGAGGAGGAGGTGAGGGCGCTCAAGCCGGATTTCCACGCCCTGCGCGCTCTGCCCGGTCGCGGCCTGATGGTGACGGCGCCGTCCAGCCGCACGGACGATGACTTCGTCTCCCGCTACTTCGCCCCCTGGGTCGGGGTGGAGGAGGATCCGGTCACCGGCTCCAACCACTGCGCCCTGGTGCCGTTCTGGGCCGAGCGCCTCGGCAAGACACAGCTGCGGGCGCGTCAGATCTCCGCCCGGGAGGGGGAGCTGAGGCTCAGCCTGGCGGGGGAGCGGGTGCTGATGGCGGGTCAGGCGCTGACCCTGTGGCAGGGGGAATGGCTGCTGCCACCCGGCGCGTAAGCCGCAAGCCGGCAGTTTCTCTTCGCCATAAAAAACGCCCCGCAGTTGCGGGGCGTTTTTAGTGCTATCGAGCATTCAGGCCAGGCCTGAGGCGATGGCTTATTTCTGTTGCGGGCGCAGGGCCGGGAACAGGATGACGTCGCGGATGGTGTGGCTGTTGGTGAACAGCATCACCAGACGGTCGATACCAATGCCCTGACCGGCGGTCGGCGGCAGGCCGTGTTCCAGCGCGGTCACGAAGTCGGCGTCGTAGAACATGGCTTCGTCGTCACCGGCTTCTTTCTGGTTCACCTGATCCTGGAAGCGCTTGGCCTGATCTTCCGCATCGTTCAGCTCGGAGAAGCCGTTGGCCAGCTCGCGGCCACCGATGAAGAACTCGAAGCGGTCGGTCACGTCAGGGTTCTGGTCGTTGCGACGGGCCAGCGGGGAGACGGCGGCCGGGTACTCGGTGATGAAGGTCGGTTGCAGCAGCATGTGTTCGACCGTCTCTTCGAAGATGGCGGTGATCACGTGACCCAGCTCCCAGCCCTTCATCAGATCGATGTGCAGACGCTTGGCGACGGCCTTGGCGCTCTCCAAGGTGGACAGATCTTCCAGCGTCACGCCCTCGGCGTACTTCAGGATGGAGTCCACCATGGTGAGGCGCTGGAACGGCTGACCGAAGTCGATGGTCAGGCCCTCTTCGCCCTCTTTGGCGTAATGGATCTTGGTGTCACCCAGGATGTCCTGGGCCAGGGTGCGCAGCAGCTCCTCGGTCAGGTCCATCAGATCGATGTAATCGGCGTACGCCATGTAGAACTCGATCATGGTGAACTCGGGGTTGTGACGCACCGAGATGCCTTCGTTACGGAAGTTGCGGTTGATCTCGTACACGCGCTCGAAACCACCGACCACCAGCCGCTTCAGATAGAGCTCGGGGGCGATACGCAGGTACATGTCGATGTCCAGCGCATTGTGGTGAGTGACGAACGGACGCGCGGAGGCACCACCCGGGATGACCTGCATCATGGGGGTTTCCACTTCCATGAAGCGCTTCTCGTTGAAGAACTTGCGGATGCCGGAGACCACCTGGGTGCGGATCATGAAGGTCTTGCGGGACTCTTCGTTGGCGATCAGATCCAGGTAACGCTGGCGGCAGCGTGCTTCCTGATCGGTCAGGCCCTTGTGCTTCTCGGGCAGCGGACGCAGCGCCTTGGTCAGCAGACGGATGGTGGAGACGTGGACGGAGAGCTCGCCGGTGTTGGTGCGGAACAGGGTCCCTTCCACGCCGACGATGTCGCCCAGATCCCACTTCTTGAACTGCTCGTTGTAGAAGCCTTCCGGCAGATCGTCACGGGTCACGTAGATCTGGATCTTGCCAGCCATGTCCTGCAGGGTCGCGAAGGAAGCCTTACCCATGAT encodes the following:
- the lysS gene encoding lysine--tRNA ligase, which codes for MSEQTTTPAVENQLELNNEMTERRSKLAALRAQGNPFPNDFRRDSLSGDLHAEFGDKSADELTALGKRVKIAGRIMTRRIMGKASFATLQDMAGKIQIYVTRDDLPEGFYNEQFKKWDLGDIVGVEGTLFRTNTGELSVHVSTIRLLTKALRPLPEKHKGLTDQEARCRQRYLDLIANEESRKTFMIRTQVVSGIRKFFNEKRFMEVETPMMQVIPGGASARPFVTHHNALDIDMYLRIAPELYLKRLVVGGFERVYEINRNFRNEGISVRHNPEFTMIEFYMAYADYIDLMDLTEELLRTLAQDILGDTKIHYAKEGEEGLTIDFGQPFQRLTMVDSILKYAEGVTLEDLSTLESAKAVAKRLHIDLMKGWELGHVITAIFEETVEHMLLQPTFITEYPAAVSPLARRNDQNPDVTDRFEFFIGGRELANGFSELNDAEDQAKRFQDQVNQKEAGDDEAMFYDADFVTALEHGLPPTAGQGIGIDRLVMLFTNSHTIRDVILFPALRPQQK
- a CDS encoding PhzF family phenazine biosynthesis protein, with amino-acid sequence MSMTRLFHVNAFSQRPFGGNPAVVVLGPERPDAELQAMAAEFNLSETAFLSPIGPAHYRLRWFTPAVEVDLCGHGTLAAAHVLWQAGAVARAQTLRFETRSGELQACREGEWIRLDFPRIPLAPLTLDPAYAAALGCRPLKTLAAGAKFLLELGSEEEVRALKPDFHALRALPGRGLMVTAPSSRTDDDFVSRYFAPWVGVEEDPVTGSNHCALVPFWAERLGKTQLRARQISAREGELRLSLAGERVLMAGQALTLWQGEWLLPPGA